The Lysobacter enzymogenes DNA segment CGGACGCGCGATGCGGACGATGCTGTCGCTCAACACCGCGACCCACCCGGATTTCCAGGGCAAGGGGTTGTTCACCCGCCTGGCCGATGCGACCTACCAGCTCGGCGCGCAGGCCGGCATCGGCGCGGTGTACGGCGTGGCCAACGCGAATTCGACGCCGGGTTTCCTGCGCAAGCTCGGCTTCGCCCTGGTGCGGCCGCTCGATGCGCGCGTCGGCTTCGGCCGGATCGAGCGCGCGGCGCCGGTCGCCGTAGCCGACGGTTTCCGTCGCGACTGGTCGCAGGCGGCGCTGGAGTGGCGCATCGCCAATCCGCAGCGCGCCTATCGGCTGGTGCGCGCGGGCGAGGGCGCGATCGGGGCGGAAGCCGCGACCGGCAAGCCCGGCCTGCTGGCCTGGGACGAGCTCGCGCTGCCGGCCGGCATGCCGTCGCCGGCGCGCTCGCCGGCGTGGGCGATGCGCCTGCACTTGGGGCTGCGGCCCGGCGGCGGGCGTCCGCAGGGGCTGTGGTTCGAGATTCCGCAGCGCCTGCGTCCGAGCCCGTTGAACATGATCTTCCGTCCCTTGGCCGAAGGCGTGGCGGTGCCCGCCGCGGACTCGGTGCGCCTGGGGCAATTGGACTTCGATGCGTTCTGACGTTCCCGCACAGGCGCCGCCGTTGCTGGCGGTGTTCGTACACCCCGACGACGAATTCGCCGCGTTCCCATGGCTGCGCCGCGCGTTGGCCGAAGGCCGCGCGGTCGATGCGGTGTGGCTGACCGACGGCGGCTGGGGCGGGCAGGACATGGCCCGCCGCCGCGCCGAAAGCGTCGCGGTGCTGTCGGCGTTGGGGATGGACCCGGCGCGCATGCATTTCTGCGGCGAGCAATGGGGCATCGCCGACGGCGGCCTGCATCTGCGCCTGGACGAGGCGGTGCCGCGCGCGCTCGAGCGTTTCGGCTCGGTGCGCGGCGGCGAGGTGTTGATGCCGGCCTGGGAAGGCGGCCATCACGATCACGACGCCGGACACCTGGTCGGCATCGCCGTGGCGCAGGCGCGCGGCGCGCGCATGTGGCAGTTCTCGCTGTACCACGGCGAAGGCCTGCGCGGCCCGTGGTTCAAGGTGCTCTCGCCGCTGCCGGACAACGGCGCGAGCGAGGTCCTGCCGACGACGCTGGGCGAGCGCCTGCGCTACGCCGCGGCGTGCCTGGCGTACCGTTCGCAGTGGAAGAGTTTCGTCGGCCTGTTGCCGTTCTATCTGTGGCGCATGCTCGGCGCCGATGCGTTCCGGCGCCAGCCGGTCGATCCGCGCCGCACCGCGCAGCGGCCGCACCCAGGGGCGATGTTGTACGAGCGCCGCGGCGGCCCGAGTTGGGCCGAGTTCGCCGCGGCGACCGCCGCGCACCGGCAGGCCTGAGACGCGCCGGCGCGGTCGCGACGGGCGGCCGTTGCGGACGCCCGTCGCCAGCGCCTATTCCAGCGCCGCTTATCCCAGCGCCGCTTAGCCCAGCGCGGTTTCCAGTTCCGGCAGCAGCTTGAACAGATCGCCGACCAGGCCGATGTCGGCGATCTCGAAGATCGGCGCTTCGCCGTCCTTGTTGATCGCGACGATGGTGCCGGCGTCCTTGATGCCGGTCAGGTGCTGGATCGCGCCGCTGATGCCGACGGCGACGTACAGCTCCGGGGCGATGATCTTGCCGGTCTGGCCGACCTGCAGTTCGTTCGGGACGTAGCCGGCGTCGACCGCGGCGCGCGAGGCGCCGACCGCCGCGCCGAGCTTGTCGGCGAAGTCGTAGATGATCTTGAAGTTTTCCTGCGAGCCGACGCCGCGGCCGCCGGAGACCACGCGCTTGGCGCTCTGCAGGTCGGGACGGTCGGACTTGCCGGCGGCCAGCCCGACATAGCGGGTGTGGCTCGGCAGGGCGGCGTCGACCGACGCGGCTTCGACCGCGGCGCTGCCACCGCCGGCCGCTTCCGGCCACGACGCGGTGCGCACGGTCGCGACCACGGCGTGGTCGGCCGGGGCCTCGACGGTGACGATGGCGTTGCCGGCGTAGATCGGGCGCTTGAAGGTGTGGCTGCTTTCGACCGCCATCACGTCCGAGACCTGGGCCACGCCCAGCAGCGCGGCCACGCACGGCATCAGGTCCTTGCCGAAGGTGGTCGAGGGGCCGAACACGTGGCTGTAGCCCTTCGCCAGCGCGGCGACCTGCGGCGCCTGCACCTGGGCGATGGCGTTGGCGTTGGCGGCGTTGGCGACGGCCAGCACCTTGTTCACGCCGGCGATCTGCGCGGCCTGCGCGGCGACGCCGGCCGGATCGGCGGCGAGCACGACGATGTCGATGGATTCGGGCTTGAGCGCCTGCGCGGCCGACACGCACTTGGCGGTCGACGCGTTGAGCTTGCCTTCGAGATGTTCGGCGACGATCAAAACCTTGCTCATTGAAGAATATTTCCCAAATTTGAAGATGAGTGGCTTCGGCTGCAGGAGGTCATGCTTCCATAACCCCGCCGCATCCCGCTGCGCGGGACGCGGCAGCCCCTTGACTCAAGGGGCTTTACAGCAACCCCTTCTGCTTCAGTGCGGCGACCAGTTCGGCCGCGTCCTTGACCATCACGCCCTTGCTGCGCTTCGGCGGCGGCGCGTAATGGGTGGTCTTGAGCGTGTCGCCGGCGTCGACGCCGAGGTCGGCGAACTGGATCGTTTCCAGCGGCTTGCTCTTGGCCTTCATGATGTCCGGCAGCTTGATGAAGCGCGGCTCGTTGAGGCGCAGGTCGGTGGTGACCACCGCCGGCAGGTCGACTTCCAGGGTTTCCAGGCCGGCGTCGACTTCGCGCGTGACCGTGGCCTTGCCGGCTTCGACGTCGAGCTTGGAGGCGAAGGTGGCCTGCGGGCGGCCCCACAGCGTGGCGAGCATCTGGCCGGTCTGGTTGGCGTCGTCGTCGATGGCCTGCTTGCCGAGGATGACGATGTCCGGCTGTTCCTTCTCGATCAGCTTGAGCAGGGTGCGCGCGGCGGTCAGCGGCTGGATCGGCTGGTCGCTGACCACGTGGATGGCGCGGTTGGCGCCCATCGCCAGGCCGTTGCGCAGGTGCGCCTGGGCGTCGGCGGGGGCGATGGTGGCGACCACGACTTCGGTCGCGATGCCCTTGTCGCGCAGGCGCAGGGCTTCTTCGAGGGCGATTTCGTCGAACGGATTGGCCGACAGCTTGACGCCGTCGGTGACC contains these protein-coding regions:
- a CDS encoding electron transfer flavoprotein subunit alpha/FixB family protein; protein product: MSKVLIVAEHLEGKLNASTAKCVSAAQALKPESIDIVVLAADPAGVAAQAAQIAGVNKVLAVANAANANAIAQVQAPQVAALAKGYSHVFGPSTTFGKDLMPCVAALLGVAQVSDVMAVESSHTFKRPIYAGNAIVTVEAPADHAVVATVRTASWPEAAGGGSAAVEAASVDAALPSHTRYVGLAAGKSDRPDLQSAKRVVSGGRGVGSQENFKIIYDFADKLGAAVGASRAAVDAGYVPNELQVGQTGKIIAPELYVAVGISGAIQHLTGIKDAGTIVAINKDGEAPIFEIADIGLVGDLFKLLPELETALG
- a CDS encoding GNAT family N-acetyltransferase, with translation MEIRPVGTDAAALASYEALFRACFPGAGHLNAAYLQWLYARNPAGAVIGCDAWEGERLAAHYVCVPAQAVVNGRAMRTMLSLNTATHPDFQGKGLFTRLADATYQLGAQAGIGAVYGVANANSTPGFLRKLGFALVRPLDARVGFGRIERAAPVAVADGFRRDWSQAALEWRIANPQRAYRLVRAGEGAIGAEAATGKPGLLAWDELALPAGMPSPARSPAWAMRLHLGLRPGGGRPQGLWFEIPQRLRPSPLNMIFRPLAEGVAVPAADSVRLGQLDFDAF
- a CDS encoding electron transfer flavoprotein subunit beta/FixA family protein, whose amino-acid sequence is MKILVGYKRVVDYNVRIQVKPDGSGVVTDGVKLSANPFDEIALEEALRLRDKGIATEVVVATIAPADAQAHLRNGLAMGANRAIHVVSDQPIQPLTAARTLLKLIEKEQPDIVILGKQAIDDDANQTGQMLATLWGRPQATFASKLDVEAGKATVTREVDAGLETLEVDLPAVVTTDLRLNEPRFIKLPDIMKAKSKPLETIQFADLGVDAGDTLKTTHYAPPPKRSKGVMVKDAAELVAALKQKGLL
- a CDS encoding PIG-L deacetylase family protein, producing the protein MRSDVPAQAPPLLAVFVHPDDEFAAFPWLRRALAEGRAVDAVWLTDGGWGGQDMARRRAESVAVLSALGMDPARMHFCGEQWGIADGGLHLRLDEAVPRALERFGSVRGGEVLMPAWEGGHHDHDAGHLVGIAVAQARGARMWQFSLYHGEGLRGPWFKVLSPLPDNGASEVLPTTLGERLRYAAACLAYRSQWKSFVGLLPFYLWRMLGADAFRRQPVDPRRTAQRPHPGAMLYERRGGPSWAEFAAATAAHRQA